The following are encoded in a window of Bremerella alba genomic DNA:
- a CDS encoding FHA domain-containing protein: MRQDSQLGTSTPSSSGKGHRSGASLRIARGQVNQREREIEVPVFTLGSASECDLPLGDQQFPELYAYILRTHEGYRLRCLTADPILTVNGEDTVATQLKNGDRIRCGPYEFHFQKSANSLAQSPEMPQSEPPAVAMHWVANDGQGQDGIEAVHRLLRDIRTRVDGQSSTEALRRSA; this comes from the coding sequence ATGCGTCAAGATTCACAGCTTGGAACGTCCACACCGAGTTCATCCGGCAAAGGCCACCGCTCCGGTGCGTCGCTGCGGATTGCCCGCGGTCAGGTCAATCAGCGCGAACGTGAAATCGAAGTCCCCGTGTTCACCCTGGGATCGGCCAGCGAGTGCGATCTCCCCCTAGGTGACCAGCAGTTCCCTGAACTTTATGCCTACATCCTCCGTACTCACGAGGGATACCGCCTGCGGTGCTTGACCGCCGATCCAATCCTGACGGTCAATGGCGAGGACACAGTTGCCACGCAATTGAAAAATGGCGATCGCATTCGCTGCGGTCCTTACGAGTTCCATTTTCAGAAATCAGCCAACTCGTTGGCTCAATCGCCAGAGATGCCACAATCGGAACCGCCAGCGGTTGCCATGCATTGGGTGGCCAACGATGGCCAAGGCCAGGACGGTATCGAGGCTGTCCACCGTTTGCTTCGCGACATTCGCACGCGAGTCGACGGCCAATCATCCACTGAAGCACTTCGCCGGTCAGCCTGA
- a CDS encoding serine O-acetyltransferase, translated as MASDARLKEDLPTLTDRIVSTYQQIGKINHLGHCPLPNYDVVITIIEDMKEILYPGYQRREGLHMGNITYHVGDLIDGLHDKLTTQIARALRHDERVNGTPDSCNPLEETDYEAKGQAMAIEFLNRIPNLREILVTDVQAAYDGDPACTNLDEVIFCYPGLEAITVYRVANALYKLNVPFIPRMMTEWAHKQTGIDIHPGATIGSYFFIDHGTGVVIGQTCDIGKHVKLYQGVTLGAVSFDTDNEGNIVRGVKRHPTIEDYVVIYANATVLGGRTVVGNHSVVGSSVWLTRSVDPSTTVLLEKPRLRLRSEGVEDLQPELNFQI; from the coding sequence ATGGCCTCCGATGCACGTCTGAAAGAAGATCTTCCCACGCTGACCGATCGCATCGTCAGCACATACCAGCAGATCGGCAAGATCAACCACCTGGGGCACTGCCCGCTGCCGAACTACGACGTGGTGATCACGATCATCGAAGACATGAAAGAGATCTTATATCCCGGCTACCAGCGCCGCGAAGGTCTGCACATGGGGAACATCACCTACCATGTGGGCGACCTGATCGATGGTCTGCACGACAAGCTAACCACGCAGATTGCCCGAGCGTTGCGGCATGACGAACGCGTCAACGGCACGCCCGACTCATGCAATCCGCTGGAAGAGACCGACTATGAAGCCAAAGGCCAGGCAATGGCCATCGAGTTTCTCAATCGGATTCCTAACTTGCGTGAAATCCTGGTCACCGACGTGCAAGCGGCCTACGACGGCGACCCAGCCTGCACAAACCTGGACGAAGTGATCTTCTGCTACCCCGGACTTGAGGCGATCACCGTTTATCGTGTCGCCAACGCCCTGTACAAACTTAACGTGCCGTTCATCCCACGCATGATGACCGAGTGGGCGCACAAGCAGACCGGGATCGATATTCACCCAGGTGCGACGATCGGTAGTTACTTCTTCATCGATCACGGTACCGGTGTGGTAATTGGCCAGACATGCGATATTGGCAAGCACGTCAAACTGTACCAAGGCGTAACGTTGGGTGCGGTATCGTTTGATACCGACAATGAAGGAAACATCGTCCGCGGTGTGAAACGCCATCCCACGATTGAAGATTACGTGGTGATCTATGCTAACGCGACCGTACTGGGCGGACGAACCGTCGTAGGAAACCACAGCGTGGTGGGCTCCAGCGTGTGGCTCACGCGAAGTGTCGACCCCAGCACCACCGTCCTGCTAGAAAAACCACGGCTGCGATTACGCTCCGAAGGGGTCGAAGATTTGCAGCCGGAACTCAACTTCCAGATTTGA
- the hisA gene encoding 1-(5-phosphoribosyl)-5-[(5-phosphoribosylamino)methylideneamino]imidazole-4-carboxamide isomerase — protein sequence MQIWPAIDLLGGKCVRLQQGDYNRETVYGDDPAEMAKRWVAEGADCLHLVDLDGAKDGSLKNRDAIAAIVAAVDIPCEVGGGIRDEKTIQELLDLGLARLVIGTKALREPDWFAAMCEKFPEKLVVGIDAKEGMVATDGWLEVSTTSAIDLAKTFEHLPMAAIIYTDIATDGMLAGPNVQAMQAMKQAVKVPVVASGGVTSVEDVSNLTAAGLDGAIVGRSLYEGRLTVRQAVEAAGGVR from the coding sequence ATGCAAATTTGGCCGGCCATTGATCTTCTCGGTGGTAAATGCGTGCGACTCCAGCAAGGAGACTACAACCGCGAAACGGTCTACGGGGACGACCCGGCCGAAATGGCGAAGCGCTGGGTCGCGGAAGGTGCCGATTGTCTTCATCTGGTCGACCTGGATGGGGCCAAGGACGGTAGCCTGAAAAACCGCGACGCGATCGCTGCGATCGTAGCGGCGGTTGATATCCCTTGTGAAGTGGGAGGCGGAATCCGCGATGAGAAGACGATCCAAGAGCTTCTCGATCTCGGGCTGGCCCGCCTGGTGATCGGTACCAAGGCCCTGCGTGAGCCAGACTGGTTTGCTGCGATGTGCGAGAAATTTCCGGAAAAGCTGGTGGTCGGCATCGATGCCAAAGAAGGCATGGTCGCCACCGATGGCTGGCTGGAAGTAAGCACCACCTCGGCCATCGATCTGGCCAAAACATTCGAGCATCTGCCGATGGCAGCCATTATCTACACCGACATCGCCACCGACGGCATGCTGGCCGGGCCGAATGTCCAGGCAATGCAGGCCATGAAACAGGCCGTCAAAGTGCCGGTGGTTGCCTCAGGCGGGGTGACCTCGGTCGAGGATGTGTCCAACCTGACGGCCGCCGGACTCGATGGCGCGATTGTGGGGCGATCGTTATATGAAGGCCGACTAACAGTTCGTCAGGCGGTCGAGGCCGCGGGCGGTGTGAGGTAA
- the hisH gene encoding imidazole glycerol phosphate synthase subunit HisH has translation MITIVDYQMGNLRSVQKAFEKTGHAAHITSDPKEIAAATKLVLPGVGACGDAVDEIRRRDLEGPIRDQIASGTPFLGICLGLQMLFDVSYEGGEHEGLGILPGKVVKFELPHGYKVPHMGWNQANFIHRPPIFEGIDEGTNFYFVHSYYVVPENEDVVAITADYGGPFCAAVWKDNLYATQFHPEKSQQAGLSVLKNFAQLA, from the coding sequence ATGATCACGATTGTCGACTACCAGATGGGTAACCTGCGGAGTGTGCAAAAAGCCTTTGAAAAGACAGGGCACGCTGCACATATCACCAGCGATCCGAAAGAGATCGCCGCGGCGACCAAGCTTGTTTTGCCAGGCGTGGGGGCGTGTGGCGACGCGGTCGACGAGATCCGCCGCCGCGACCTGGAAGGGCCGATTCGCGATCAGATTGCTTCCGGAACGCCGTTTCTCGGGATTTGCCTGGGCCTGCAGATGCTGTTCGACGTCAGCTACGAAGGGGGCGAACACGAAGGCCTGGGGATCTTGCCGGGCAAGGTCGTGAAATTCGAGTTGCCACACGGCTATAAAGTCCCCCATATGGGCTGGAATCAGGCCAACTTCATCCATCGGCCACCCATTTTCGAGGGAATCGACGAGGGGACGAACTTCTACTTCGTTCACTCGTACTATGTCGTTCCGGAAAACGAAGATGTCGTGGCGATCACGGCCGATTATGGTGGACCGTTTTGTGCGGCCGTCTGGAAAGACAATCTCTACGCGACGCAGTTTCACCCCGAAAAGAGCCAACAGGCAGGGCTGAGCGTGCTGAAGAACTTTGCCCAGTTGGCGTAG
- a CDS encoding elongation factor G — MASCIVETVRDIVLCGHGSTGKTSLIDRLLEITHAVDGTHSVDDGTSVCDFEPEEKAHHLSIEATLAHFQHQGLRFNVIDAPGYPDFIGHTIAAMRGADTAMIVIDAHDGIAVNTRRAFQEAEKAGIGRMIVVNKIDSEHLDFPTLMQSIRDTFGQACVPISFPRLENGAIVGVVDILDEKADTSNAPIDPAIYKESLVEAAIESDEAWMERYFAGEVPTNDDLKTLIPQAVAKGTLIPVVCCSIKKRVGIPELLDAMALCSLPPSMVHRKAKSGEGLEIELPGDPDGPLAAQVFQTRIDPFVQKLSYIRVYNGTLRKDTTLPGSNGRKGLRIGQLLDVQANQLEPIDRAGPGDIVAVAKMEQLHTGTNEGEWELPHIDFPQPMVGVAIRPKNRNDEAKLSVALHKLVEEDPTIRIEHDQETHELVLRGMSDLHLSLIQEKLARRDHLEIETYEPRVPFRESITYPASGSYRHKKQSGGRGQFGDVHIRVRPLPQGTDIAEFATKDNFPSMKHVHYFEVMNFLWIDSIVGASIPVNFMPAIEKGLLDRVHKGVLAGYPLQDLCVEVHYGKHHPVDSSETAFRIAASAALREVCKQAGPQLLEPMVDMHVTVPVDHVGDVYSDMATRRGQISGTQEAGSNMQTVVCVVPLAETSSYARSLSSLTAGQGSYSLSFAHYAPMPSHLQDKHRHYIDEEDEG; from the coding sequence ATGGCAAGTTGCATAGTAGAGACCGTCCGCGATATTGTGTTGTGCGGTCATGGTTCGACTGGAAAGACGAGCCTGATCGACCGCCTTCTCGAGATAACACACGCGGTGGACGGAACGCACAGTGTGGACGACGGAACGAGTGTCTGCGATTTCGAGCCGGAGGAAAAGGCTCACCATCTTTCCATCGAGGCGACTCTCGCCCACTTTCAACATCAGGGACTTCGATTCAACGTAATCGATGCTCCCGGCTACCCCGATTTCATTGGCCACACAATCGCGGCCATGCGCGGTGCCGACACCGCGATGATCGTCATCGACGCGCACGACGGCATTGCTGTCAACACGCGGCGTGCTTTTCAAGAGGCCGAAAAGGCAGGCATCGGTCGGATGATTGTCGTCAACAAGATCGATAGCGAGCACCTCGACTTTCCAACGTTGATGCAATCGATCCGCGATACGTTCGGCCAGGCCTGCGTTCCGATCAGCTTCCCTCGGCTTGAAAACGGGGCCATTGTCGGGGTCGTCGATATTCTTGATGAGAAGGCCGACACTTCCAATGCCCCGATCGATCCGGCTATTTATAAAGAGTCGCTCGTCGAAGCGGCCATCGAGTCGGACGAAGCGTGGATGGAACGCTACTTTGCCGGTGAGGTGCCCACCAACGACGATTTAAAGACCCTCATCCCGCAAGCCGTCGCCAAGGGAACGCTGATTCCTGTCGTGTGCTGCAGCATTAAGAAACGGGTTGGTATTCCCGAACTGCTCGACGCGATGGCGTTGTGCTCGTTGCCTCCTTCGATGGTGCACCGTAAAGCCAAAAGTGGCGAAGGCTTGGAAATTGAACTTCCAGGCGATCCCGACGGTCCGTTGGCGGCCCAGGTGTTTCAAACGCGGATCGATCCCTTCGTCCAGAAGCTCAGCTACATCCGCGTTTACAACGGAACGCTTCGCAAAGACACGACCCTCCCCGGCAGCAATGGCCGCAAGGGGCTGCGGATTGGGCAACTGCTAGACGTGCAGGCCAATCAACTGGAACCGATCGATCGGGCGGGCCCCGGCGATATTGTAGCCGTGGCAAAGATGGAGCAGCTACATACCGGCACCAACGAAGGGGAGTGGGAACTGCCTCATATCGATTTCCCGCAACCGATGGTCGGTGTGGCGATTCGTCCGAAGAATAGGAACGATGAAGCCAAGCTGAGTGTGGCCCTGCATAAGTTGGTCGAAGAGGACCCCACAATCCGCATCGAGCACGATCAGGAAACACACGAGCTGGTTTTGCGTGGCATGAGCGATCTTCACTTATCGCTGATCCAAGAGAAACTGGCTCGCCGCGATCACCTGGAAATTGAAACCTACGAGCCGCGGGTTCCCTTTCGCGAGTCGATTACCTACCCGGCCAGTGGTTCGTATCGCCATAAAAAGCAGTCCGGCGGACGAGGTCAGTTCGGCGATGTGCACATTCGCGTACGGCCCCTGCCGCAGGGGACCGATATCGCCGAGTTTGCCACAAAGGACAACTTCCCCAGCATGAAGCATGTTCATTACTTCGAGGTGATGAACTTCCTGTGGATCGATTCAATTGTAGGGGCTTCAATCCCCGTCAACTTCATGCCGGCGATCGAGAAGGGCCTGTTGGACCGGGTCCATAAAGGCGTCCTGGCCGGCTATCCGCTGCAAGACCTCTGTGTGGAAGTGCACTATGGCAAACATCATCCGGTTGATAGCTCGGAGACGGCGTTTAGGATAGCCGCCTCGGCCGCGCTGCGCGAGGTTTGCAAACAGGCCGGACCACAACTGTTGGAACCGATGGTCGATATGCATGTGACCGTCCCGGTCGACCACGTCGGCGACGTTTACAGCGATATGGCGACGCGGCGAGGTCAGATCTCAGGCACCCAGGAAGCCGGATCGAACATGCAAACGGTCGTTTGTGTCGTTCCGTTGGCCGAGACTTCCTCGTACGCGAGGTCTCTTTCCAGTTTGACGGCAGGGCAGGGGAGCTACAGTTTAAGCTTCGCACACTACGCGCCGATGCCGTCGCACCTGCAAGATAAGCATCGTCATTACATCGACGAGGAAGACGAAGGCTAA
- a CDS encoding OmpA family protein codes for MFRFCCFTFVSLALAGLGCNQNAAWRQQQVVAQQQTQAQIAEFERRATGMDASNQDLHSQLAQAQQQTKIVQDELALVRRQLSDTTNQLAQSQEMAKEQQQKVQTMMASTQYRGGAVIRPNNSLTSELNKIQIPGVTAKQDGDVIRIEIPADALFQPGTNSLIPSSDNILSQLTSTLQQNFPQNKVGIEGHTDNQPVKPPYTSNHQLSASMAQTVFDQLTSRYRMNPSRLVVVGHGTNHPVVSNATPAGQQKNRRVDLVIYPQSDN; via the coding sequence ATGTTTCGTTTTTGCTGTTTCACCTTTGTCTCGCTAGCACTTGCTGGCTTGGGCTGCAATCAAAACGCAGCCTGGCGACAACAGCAAGTCGTTGCGCAGCAGCAAACCCAAGCCCAAATCGCTGAGTTCGAACGCCGTGCTACCGGCATGGACGCCTCGAACCAGGATCTGCACTCGCAACTAGCCCAGGCCCAGCAGCAAACGAAGATCGTGCAGGACGAACTGGCATTGGTTCGTCGCCAACTGAGCGACACGACCAACCAACTGGCCCAATCGCAGGAAATGGCCAAAGAGCAGCAGCAAAAAGTTCAGACCATGATGGCTTCGACCCAGTACCGCGGTGGTGCGGTGATTCGGCCGAACAACAGCCTGACTTCCGAACTCAACAAAATTCAGATTCCCGGCGTGACGGCCAAGCAAGATGGCGATGTGATTCGCATCGAAATCCCGGCCGATGCGTTATTTCAGCCAGGCACCAACTCGTTGATTCCTAGTTCCGACAACATCCTCTCGCAACTTACCAGCACGCTTCAGCAAAACTTCCCGCAAAACAAGGTTGGGATTGAAGGACACACCGACAATCAACCGGTGAAGCCCCCTTACACGTCCAATCATCAGCTCTCGGCCAGCATGGCCCAAACCGTTTTCGATCAGCTGACCTCGCGTTACCGCATGAACCCGTCGCGACTGGTTGTTGTGGGACACGGAACGAACCATCCGGTCGTTTCAAACGCCACCCCAGCAGGGCAGCAAAAGAATCGACGTGTCGACCTGGTAATCTATCCCCAGTCAGACAACTAA
- a CDS encoding prepilin peptidase, with protein MAWWENIVALWVGLPLNVRLILLFILGAIIAGQLNRGIYRWTWVPKSYDPWSKPHPDVPPRSLFDKLPIFGWLGLARESKVHGTAHWVQPLLIELGCGFFFAWYYHWVISGELVPVTVNISLGEAALHALYVQHMVLISFMVIATFVDFDSRTIPDYVTVPGFLVALIFCWLLPFVGLPMPDGPPFFGLSQPGSQVDAIPLHAAALSKWPASWNGSPALAVGLVLVVGWWFALCPKLIWLRGGMTKFFRYLVASFVRYSLNWFYVGMLVLLIAFVSAAWLWGGEAVWQSVFTALLGMAFAGMLIWLVRFFASLAMGQEAMGFGDVTLMCMIGAYIGWQPVMVIFFMAPFIACVFAIVNYLLTGDAYLAYGPYLCIGTLVTMIFWARLWQQYGPLLSLGPWLPALFLALPVVLGGMLMAWVWIKFTFIYPDEA; from the coding sequence GTGGCTTGGTGGGAGAATATCGTCGCGCTGTGGGTTGGGCTGCCGTTGAACGTGCGCCTGATTTTGCTTTTTATCCTCGGCGCGATCATTGCCGGGCAATTGAATCGGGGCATCTATCGTTGGACATGGGTACCCAAGAGCTACGATCCCTGGAGCAAGCCCCATCCTGACGTCCCACCACGGAGCCTGTTCGACAAGCTCCCTATTTTTGGTTGGCTCGGCCTGGCACGTGAAAGTAAGGTTCATGGGACTGCGCATTGGGTGCAGCCACTTTTAATCGAACTGGGCTGCGGCTTCTTTTTTGCTTGGTATTATCATTGGGTAATCTCGGGTGAATTGGTTCCGGTAACGGTAAACATTTCGCTGGGTGAAGCGGCGCTGCACGCACTTTACGTGCAACATATGGTGTTGATTTCGTTCATGGTGATTGCCACGTTTGTCGACTTCGATTCGCGAACAATCCCCGACTACGTCACGGTGCCGGGCTTTCTGGTCGCGTTGATTTTCTGTTGGTTGCTTCCCTTCGTGGGATTGCCCATGCCGGATGGTCCTCCGTTTTTTGGATTGTCGCAGCCTGGCTCCCAAGTCGATGCGATACCACTGCATGCTGCCGCTTTAAGTAAGTGGCCTGCGTCTTGGAATGGAAGCCCCGCGTTGGCGGTGGGCTTGGTGCTGGTGGTCGGCTGGTGGTTTGCTCTTTGCCCGAAGCTGATTTGGCTGCGGGGCGGCATGACCAAGTTCTTCCGTTACCTGGTCGCCAGCTTTGTGCGTTACTCGTTGAACTGGTTTTACGTGGGCATGTTGGTGCTGCTCATCGCATTCGTCTCGGCGGCTTGGCTATGGGGTGGCGAGGCCGTATGGCAGTCCGTTTTCACGGCACTTCTAGGGATGGCCTTCGCAGGCATGTTGATCTGGCTGGTCCGCTTCTTTGCGAGCCTGGCCATGGGGCAAGAAGCGATGGGCTTTGGCGACGTGACACTCATGTGCATGATCGGGGCCTACATTGGATGGCAACCGGTGATGGTGATCTTCTTCATGGCGCCGTTCATTGCATGTGTGTTTGCGATCGTGAACTACCTGCTCACCGGCGATGCGTACTTGGCCTACGGCCCTTACCTGTGCATCGGAACGCTGGTCACGATGATCTTTTGGGCACGACTGTGGCAGCAATATGGCCCCCTCTTGAGCTTGGGCCCTTGGCTGCCGGCGTTGTTTCTAGCGCTGCCGGTGGTGCTGGGGGGCATGTTAATGGCCTGGGTCTGGATCAAGTTCACGTTCATCTATCCGGACGAAGCGTAA
- the atpC gene encoding ATP synthase F1 subunit epsilon yields MPSIQCIVVTPEKTALETTADFIALPLADGEMGIGENHAPVIGRLGYGEMRIVSAGQTQRLYVDGGFVQIADNVVNILTGKAIPSSDIDIEQAETQLEEASKAVAPTDELAAIKSRNIEQARNQIRAAKRSTS; encoded by the coding sequence GTGCCTTCCATCCAATGCATCGTGGTCACGCCAGAAAAGACCGCACTCGAAACGACTGCTGACTTCATCGCCTTGCCTCTGGCAGATGGCGAAATGGGGATTGGTGAAAACCATGCCCCGGTCATCGGTCGCCTCGGCTACGGCGAAATGCGAATCGTTTCGGCAGGTCAAACCCAGCGTCTCTACGTAGACGGCGGTTTTGTCCAAATTGCCGATAACGTGGTCAATATTCTGACCGGCAAAGCGATTCCGTCCAGTGATATCGACATCGAGCAGGCGGAAACGCAGCTCGAGGAAGCTTCCAAGGCGGTTGCTCCGACCGACGAACTCGCTGCTATCAAGTCGCGAAATATCGAGCAGGCTCGCAACCAAATTCGAGCTGCAAAGCGATCCACCAGTTAG
- a CDS encoding shikimate kinase: MNLALIGYRGTGKSHVARLLAHKLAWPLVDADIYVEKQAGKSIAEIFADSGEPGFRDLESNALNELTQRSGHVLSLGGGVILREENRSQIAKHCFTIWLTASPEEITRRLSREGATQASRPSLTGRSILEEVAEVLAQRLPLYEQCADLTIDTQAKSPKEVMQAILAQLPSSLVKKEQ, encoded by the coding sequence ATGAATCTGGCACTCATCGGATATCGTGGAACCGGCAAATCGCACGTCGCCAGACTGCTCGCTCATAAGCTTGCGTGGCCGCTGGTCGATGCGGATATCTATGTCGAAAAGCAAGCCGGCAAGTCGATTGCCGAGATCTTTGCCGACTCCGGAGAGCCAGGCTTCCGCGACCTCGAATCAAACGCGTTGAACGAACTGACGCAGCGGTCTGGTCATGTGTTGTCCCTCGGTGGTGGCGTCATTCTGCGGGAAGAAAATCGAAGCCAAATTGCCAAGCACTGCTTTACGATTTGGCTGACAGCTTCGCCTGAGGAAATCACTCGGCGGCTGTCCCGCGAAGGAGCAACCCAGGCCAGTCGTCCCAGTTTGACTGGTCGGTCGATCCTCGAGGAAGTGGCGGAGGTTCTCGCCCAGCGTCTTCCGCTTTACGAGCAATGTGCTGATCTAACCATCGATACGCAGGCAAAGTCACCCAAAGAGGTGATGCAAGCAATCTTGGCCCAACTCCCTTCATCTTTAGTGAAGAAAGAACAGTAA